The following proteins come from a genomic window of Leptospira dzoumogneensis:
- a CDS encoding fructosamine kinase family protein, producing the protein MAITNTGMGDLIRDGLDRLGILSSSKRAEITHHSTSLFELYKARLPDGSQLAIKIIPKKEMAETEAEGLEQLCRLGVRVPEYLGTVHLGKVSLLAMEFVQTGSSAGFREDLIASLKNLYKNEFGSWGWKKDNFIGSLNQANGWFSSFREFYWERRLKPQIELAQTRKLLTDKDLSAIRGIFDKFSEDWGLDHVKPRMVHGDLWSGNVLQGKNGFAYLIDPSVAYSHPEQDLAMLQLFGSPLNLEEMQDILATAGLDDPGNLKDRIQFWQLYPVLVHINLFGASYLTSLRHILRYYGVK; encoded by the coding sequence ATGGCAATCACGAATACAGGAATGGGTGACTTGATCCGAGACGGATTAGATCGCCTTGGTATTTTATCCTCCTCTAAAAGGGCGGAGATCACCCACCATTCTACCAGTTTATTCGAACTGTATAAGGCAAGGCTGCCCGACGGTTCTCAGCTTGCCATTAAGATCATTCCTAAAAAAGAAATGGCTGAGACCGAGGCGGAAGGTCTGGAACAACTTTGCAGACTTGGTGTGAGGGTCCCTGAATATCTAGGAACTGTTCATTTAGGAAAAGTTTCTCTTCTCGCTATGGAATTTGTACAAACAGGTTCTTCTGCAGGGTTCAGAGAAGATCTGATTGCCAGTTTAAAAAATTTATACAAAAACGAATTCGGTTCCTGGGGTTGGAAGAAGGATAACTTTATAGGTTCTCTCAACCAAGCCAACGGATGGTTTTCTTCCTTCAGAGAGTTTTATTGGGAAAGAAGATTAAAACCCCAGATAGAACTTGCACAAACCAGAAAACTTCTGACGGACAAAGACCTATCAGCGATCCGTGGGATCTTCGATAAGTTTTCAGAAGATTGGGGATTGGATCATGTAAAACCTAGAATGGTACATGGAGATCTTTGGTCAGGGAATGTTTTACAAGGTAAGAATGGATTTGCGTATTTGATAGATCCGTCCGTGGCTTATTCTCATCCGGAACAAGATCTTGCAATGTTACAATTATTCGGAAGTCCTTTAAATCTGGAAGAGATGCAGGATATTTTAGCCACTGCAGGTCTGGATGATCCGGGCAATTTGAAGGATAGGATCCAATTCTGGCAGTTGTATCCGGTGCTTGTTCATATCAATCTATTCGGAGCTTCTTACCTGACTAGTCTCCGGCATATTCTTCGCTATTATGGCGTGAAATAG
- the purT gene encoding formate-dependent phosphoribosylglycinamide formyltransferase, which translates to MRKKILLLGSGELGKEFVIAAQRLGQYVITVDSYDGAPAMQVAHEKEVIDMLDGDALDRVVAKHKPDLIVPEIEAIRTERFYEYEKQGYQVVPSAKAANFTMNRKAIRDLASQTLNLKTAKYKYASTLEGLKEAITTIGIPCVVKPLMSSSGKGQSVIKTELDIEPAWIASQTKGRTGASEIIVEEFISFESEITLLTVTQKSGRTLFCPPIGHRQERGDYQESWQPAEISDTQLKSAQEMAEKVTKELGGAGIWGVEFFLTKDDVYFSELSPRPHDTGMVTLAGTQSFNEFELHARTVLGLPIPEILLVRKGASAVILAQTEGQVPNIQGLDKACEMPESDLRIFGKPITKKYRRMGVALTYSDKDESISMLRKRAVLIASKIKVD; encoded by the coding sequence ATGAGAAAGAAAATACTTCTGCTCGGCTCAGGTGAGCTCGGAAAAGAATTCGTAATCGCTGCCCAAAGATTAGGCCAATATGTAATTACGGTCGATAGTTATGACGGAGCACCTGCAATGCAGGTCGCTCATGAAAAAGAAGTCATCGATATGTTGGATGGGGACGCATTAGATAGAGTCGTTGCCAAACATAAACCGGATCTGATAGTTCCGGAAATCGAAGCCATCCGAACGGAAAGATTTTATGAATACGAAAAACAAGGTTACCAAGTAGTTCCGAGCGCAAAGGCGGCAAACTTTACGATGAATCGTAAAGCGATCAGAGACCTTGCTTCTCAAACCTTAAATCTGAAAACCGCAAAGTATAAATATGCTTCCACTTTAGAAGGATTGAAAGAAGCGATTACGACAATAGGAATTCCCTGCGTTGTAAAACCTTTAATGTCTTCTTCCGGAAAAGGTCAGTCCGTGATCAAAACTGAATTAGATATCGAACCTGCCTGGATCGCTTCTCAAACAAAAGGAAGGACCGGTGCATCCGAGATCATAGTCGAAGAATTTATCTCTTTCGAATCTGAGATCACTTTGTTAACGGTAACACAAAAGTCAGGAAGAACCTTATTCTGCCCTCCTATCGGTCATAGACAAGAAAGAGGAGACTACCAAGAAAGTTGGCAGCCTGCGGAGATCAGCGACACACAGCTTAAGTCCGCTCAAGAAATGGCGGAGAAGGTCACTAAAGAGTTAGGCGGCGCAGGTATCTGGGGAGTGGAATTTTTCTTAACGAAAGATGATGTTTATTTTTCGGAACTTTCTCCCAGACCTCATGATACTGGAATGGTTACCTTAGCAGGCACTCAAAGTTTTAACGAATTCGAGTTACATGCCAGAACTGTTTTAGGTCTCCCTATTCCTGAAATTCTTTTAGTAAGAAAAGGAGCAAGCGCAGTGATCCTTGCGCAGACAGAAGGTCAGGTCCCGAATATCCAGGGACTAGATAAAGCATGTGAAATGCCTGAATCCGATCTTAGAATTTTCGGAAAACCGATCACCAAAAAATACAGAAGAATGGGAGTAGCTCTTACTTATTCAGATAAGGACGAATCCATTTCTATGCTCCGAAAAAGAGCGGTATTGATCGCATCCAAGATAAAAGTAGATTAA
- a CDS encoding 1-acyl-sn-glycerol-3-phosphate acyltransferase — MNELEETRVRHKNIAVFGGGPMGVHLSVELAERADRLFLWYFDKKKADRLQKDRSAELLEEFVPLADNIIVTNDFDFLSQGSWIIVIAVPSRQKESVIDRISSYLSEQEEHTIISFTKGLVSTSTRKKTNAITFSDYVIKVREMKENLNMEYVAVAGPNLLAEMAKGKHSFFSIASTGERASEVMEDLFSGPRNHIKTFEDIRTLELFGVMKNPIAIACGLVNGIPECGSNFEGELISLGFSEILTLLNALDLPVKPAMEFGLADLITTATSRASRNRAYGQRFIRKLISGEDSPNLLERIELFLNPKEFIQKEMSQSETHVEGAYALSTILDLAEERKVELPLFTTLFEVLTRKVSPTEMIRFVSKSTSDDIRNISRTARKRFGLSLASGKEFQQALRRRVLRHVHSQPGLSDRILKQSGLQIKSLEKRYSEAVETEAGTDLMLLPREIALWQEAEAAYENGKSRNLERLVEFYVSEIADEYSPLFRESLIHLVAPARFAIGGFKPGGGLPKIGGNIKEIKALASRYDILYTPTHRSHLDSIEVAFGLRWLGLPVPRYAADKKVMGTPGLARVLKSLGAYMVDRKRNRNLLYLECLTQYSTMMLEAGIPTLVYPEGTRSRTGGIIPIKTGILSTSVDAFKHTGSEVIVVPIVLSYENVPEDVEFAGKDTHLSFRDFLFKRTEVYMDLCEPIPVSRYIQEDDPTLSISMEISRSWQAHHKILPNHIVAKLLMEAGGDISSSDLSKMIEEMILTRKGNYLTKDVPEILDRGLKVLNSRKFIKKENGQIKALEPELLQYYGNMVPDPT; from the coding sequence ATGAACGAATTGGAAGAAACTCGAGTCCGTCATAAAAACATCGCCGTCTTCGGAGGCGGGCCGATGGGAGTTCATCTTTCCGTAGAGTTGGCAGAAAGAGCGGACAGACTTTTTCTTTGGTATTTCGATAAGAAGAAGGCGGATCGTCTTCAAAAAGATAGATCTGCAGAATTGTTGGAAGAATTTGTTCCTCTTGCTGACAATATTATCGTTACAAACGATTTCGATTTTTTATCACAAGGTTCCTGGATCATCGTTATCGCAGTCCCTTCCAGACAAAAAGAAAGTGTGATCGATAGGATCTCTTCTTATCTTTCCGAACAAGAAGAACATACGATCATTTCCTTTACCAAAGGTCTCGTTTCCACTTCTACTCGTAAAAAGACAAACGCTATTACTTTCTCCGACTATGTAATTAAAGTTAGGGAAATGAAAGAAAATCTGAACATGGAATATGTTGCTGTGGCAGGACCGAACCTTCTTGCTGAAATGGCTAAGGGAAAACATAGTTTCTTTTCGATCGCATCCACAGGTGAAAGAGCTTCCGAAGTCATGGAAGATCTTTTTTCCGGACCCAGAAATCATATTAAAACTTTTGAAGATATTAGGACCTTAGAATTATTCGGGGTTATGAAAAATCCGATCGCGATTGCATGCGGTCTTGTGAATGGAATTCCCGAATGCGGATCCAATTTTGAAGGAGAGCTGATCAGTTTAGGTTTTTCGGAAATATTAACTCTATTAAATGCATTAGATCTTCCGGTAAAACCCGCAATGGAATTCGGGCTTGCGGATCTAATAACGACTGCAACTTCCAGGGCCAGTCGTAACAGAGCGTACGGGCAAAGATTTATTCGCAAACTCATCTCCGGAGAAGACTCTCCGAATCTTCTCGAAAGGATTGAACTATTCTTAAATCCGAAAGAATTCATCCAAAAAGAAATGAGCCAGAGTGAAACACATGTAGAAGGAGCCTATGCACTTTCTACCATTCTGGATCTAGCAGAAGAGAGAAAAGTGGAACTCCCACTGTTTACTACACTCTTCGAAGTTCTTACTAGAAAAGTTTCTCCTACGGAAATGATCCGATTCGTTTCCAAATCGACTAGCGACGATATCAGAAATATTTCCAGAACTGCTCGCAAAAGATTCGGTTTGTCTCTGGCATCCGGAAAGGAATTCCAACAAGCGTTAAGAAGAAGGGTGCTTAGACATGTTCATTCCCAGCCCGGATTGTCGGATCGTATCTTAAAACAGTCCGGATTGCAGATCAAATCTTTGGAAAAAAGATATTCAGAAGCTGTGGAGACGGAAGCTGGAACAGATCTAATGCTTCTTCCTAGAGAAATTGCTTTATGGCAAGAAGCAGAGGCAGCATATGAAAATGGAAAGAGCAGGAACCTGGAACGTTTAGTAGAGTTTTATGTTTCTGAAATTGCGGACGAGTATAGTCCTCTTTTTAGAGAATCTCTTATCCATTTAGTAGCTCCAGCACGTTTTGCGATAGGTGGTTTCAAACCTGGAGGTGGACTTCCTAAGATCGGAGGAAATATAAAAGAGATCAAAGCTCTTGCTTCCAGATACGATATCTTATACACTCCGACTCATAGATCCCATTTGGATTCGATCGAAGTTGCTTTCGGTCTCCGATGGCTTGGGCTTCCTGTTCCAAGATATGCAGCTGATAAAAAAGTAATGGGGACTCCAGGACTTGCCAGGGTTTTAAAATCTTTGGGCGCTTATATGGTGGATCGAAAAAGAAATCGAAACCTTCTCTATTTAGAATGTTTGACCCAATATTCTACGATGATGCTCGAAGCTGGAATTCCAACATTAGTATATCCTGAAGGAACCAGATCCAGAACCGGCGGTATCATTCCGATCAAAACTGGAATTCTTTCCACATCAGTGGATGCATTTAAACATACTGGAAGCGAAGTGATCGTAGTTCCGATCGTTCTTTCTTACGAAAATGTTCCGGAAGATGTGGAGTTTGCAGGTAAAGACACTCATCTTTCTTTTAGGGACTTCTTATTTAAAAGAACGGAAGTGTATATGGATCTTTGTGAACCGATCCCGGTTTCCAGATATATACAAGAAGATGATCCTACTCTTTCTATTTCTATGGAGATCTCCAGATCTTGGCAGGCTCATCATAAAATCCTTCCGAACCATATAGTAGCAAAACTTTTAATGGAAGCCGGTGGAGATATCAGTTCTTCCGATCTAAGCAAAATGATAGAAGAAATGATCCTTACTAGAAAAGGAAATTATCTGACCAAGGATGTTCCTGAAATTTTAGATAGAGGACTCAAGGTTCTAAATTCCAGAAAGTTTATCAAAAAAGAAAACGGTCAGATCAAAGCATTAGAGCCTGAACTTTTGCAATATTATGGAAACATGGTACCGGACCCGACGTAA
- a CDS encoding MarR family winged helix-turn-helix transcriptional regulator: MNYESLKLEKQICFPLYASSRAVTALYRPLLEEFDLTYPQYLVLLVLWETDKIPLKEIGDKLFLDSGTLTPLLKKMESSGLLTRDRSDLDERSLVVSLTTKGKKLQKKAVCIPERLLEESGLTTEKVQGLKRDLDDLLIILEQKLRNSA; this comes from the coding sequence GTGAATTACGAATCCTTAAAGTTAGAGAAACAGATCTGTTTCCCGCTTTACGCTTCTTCCAGGGCGGTGACTGCTTTATACAGGCCGCTTTTGGAGGAGTTCGATCTTACTTACCCTCAATATCTTGTTCTTCTGGTCCTTTGGGAAACGGATAAAATCCCCCTAAAAGAAATTGGGGATAAATTATTTCTAGATTCAGGGACCTTAACTCCTCTTCTCAAAAAAATGGAATCCTCCGGTCTTTTGACTAGAGACAGATCCGATCTGGACGAGCGTTCTCTTGTGGTTAGCCTGACTACAAAAGGAAAAAAATTGCAAAAAAAAGCGGTTTGTATTCCGGAACGATTGTTGGAAGAATCAGGTCTCACTACTGAAAAGGTGCAAGGCCTGAAACGGGATCTGGACGACCTTCTTATTATCCTAGAACAAAAATTAAGAAATTCGGCGTGA
- a CDS encoding LIC13411 family adhesin yields MATKVRLFPEMKKRLIIHFFCIFLLGLIVIDCSTYWSHRKKDLGDVFTAGVETPGYGLGVRIGPLATGFVFQGGESEPGKRDLGTGYGLRGGTFGPYRSQQLIFGFLGGEKFHSMPPTETSPQKEETKKTGSDPKSGQDFLLLPENPESEQDPNPTPELSDERLNSKSYEIRYLRFYNNPVSERRKAKKEAFFRKYLESLDPDKRNEAIQTFLAQNPKNKDDYPSAFLFEVELYISIRYGIRLGFNFGEFLDFLLGFAGIDLMEDDI; encoded by the coding sequence TTGGCGACTAAAGTCAGACTATTTCCCGAAATGAAAAAAAGACTCATCATACATTTTTTCTGTATTTTTCTTTTGGGTCTTATAGTGATCGATTGTTCAACATACTGGTCTCATAGAAAAAAAGATTTAGGAGACGTTTTCACCGCAGGAGTAGAAACTCCCGGTTACGGACTCGGAGTTCGTATAGGACCTCTTGCAACCGGATTTGTTTTTCAAGGTGGAGAATCCGAACCTGGAAAGAGAGACTTAGGGACCGGATATGGATTAAGAGGCGGAACTTTCGGACCTTATAGATCCCAACAATTGATCTTTGGATTTTTAGGCGGGGAGAAGTTCCACTCCATGCCTCCGACCGAAACTTCTCCCCAAAAGGAAGAAACCAAAAAAACCGGATCGGATCCTAAATCAGGTCAGGACTTTTTATTACTTCCGGAAAATCCCGAATCGGAACAAGACCCGAATCCTACTCCAGAACTCTCCGACGAAAGATTAAATTCTAAAAGTTACGAAATACGATATTTACGTTTTTATAATAATCCGGTCTCCGAAAGAAGAAAGGCCAAAAAGGAAGCTTTCTTTCGAAAATACTTAGAGAGTCTAGATCCGGATAAAAGGAACGAAGCGATCCAAACGTTCTTAGCGCAAAATCCTAAGAATAAAGACGATTATCCTTCCGCGTTTTTATTCGAAGTGGAGTTATATATTTCCATTCGATATGGGATCAGATTAGGATTTAACTTCGGAGAATTTTTGGACTTTCTTCTTGGGTTTGCCGGGATCGATCTGATGGAAGACGATATCTGA
- a CDS encoding glutathione peroxidase, with protein sequence MAQNLYELTATLNNGSEKKLQDYKGKVLLIVNTASQCGFTPQYKGLQEMYDKYKGKGLEILGFPCDQFGHQEPGTDAEIQSFCQVNFGVNFPLFKKIEVNGDGTHPVYQYLKKQAPGLLGKSIKWNFTKFLIDKQGNVIKRFAPMTPPEKLDKQIEELLSK encoded by the coding sequence GTGGCCCAGAATTTATACGAACTAACCGCTACTTTAAACAACGGATCCGAAAAAAAATTACAAGATTATAAAGGAAAGGTCCTATTGATCGTTAACACTGCGAGCCAATGTGGATTTACTCCTCAATACAAAGGACTTCAGGAGATGTACGACAAGTACAAAGGAAAAGGTCTGGAAATATTGGGATTCCCTTGCGACCAATTCGGCCACCAAGAGCCGGGAACAGACGCGGAGATCCAAAGTTTCTGCCAAGTGAACTTCGGTGTAAATTTCCCTCTTTTCAAAAAGATAGAAGTGAACGGGGACGGGACTCATCCTGTTTACCAATACCTCAAAAAACAAGCTCCAGGACTTTTGGGAAAATCCATTAAATGGAACTTTACCAAGTTTTTGATCGATAAACAAGGGAACGTGATCAAAAGATTCGCTCCTATGACTCCTCCGGAAAAACTGGACAAACAGATCGAGGAACTTCTTTCCAAGTGA
- a CDS encoding glycosyl hydrolase family 18 protein gives MKIFSRLRSIFNCVICISLCPLSAQENVWKYTISQDLTSKPLAYWEKVFKPGTSICFTGTYIGSSGEVSGASVPSTLQTIAKKNQIRWFPLITFRSEAIGKKVLTSPQLRNVLVRNLELYLEDHSFYSGIHLDFEGFGPEYSTHYRQLLLELQPVLKKKGKLITLAVFPTEGFDPKLSGFHSAIYKENLADEIVLMAYDLHSTKTSPGPVTEFGWAKQNAGLLLKTYKPEQIWLGLPLYGYYWKKDIKRPKLLTQTSDKNFALRHGKEKEGIYLIRTDKGEGSLILDLKLWEEYAKNIKLKGLAFWRLGF, from the coding sequence ATGAAGATCTTTTCAAGGCTCAGATCCATATTTAACTGCGTCATTTGTATTTCCCTATGTCCCTTATCGGCCCAAGAGAACGTTTGGAAGTATACTATAAGCCAGGATCTAACCTCGAAACCTTTGGCTTATTGGGAGAAGGTATTCAAACCCGGGACCAGCATTTGTTTTACAGGGACTTATATAGGAAGTAGCGGAGAAGTTTCCGGGGCTTCGGTACCTTCTACCCTTCAAACAATTGCAAAGAAGAATCAGATCCGATGGTTTCCACTCATTACTTTTCGATCGGAAGCTATAGGGAAGAAGGTCCTGACTTCTCCCCAACTCAGAAATGTGCTCGTTCGAAATTTAGAACTCTATTTGGAGGATCATTCTTTCTATTCAGGAATCCATTTGGATTTTGAAGGATTCGGTCCGGAATATTCTACTCATTATAGACAGCTACTGTTAGAACTCCAACCAGTCCTAAAGAAGAAAGGAAAACTTATTACATTAGCAGTCTTTCCAACGGAAGGATTCGATCCTAAACTTTCCGGTTTTCATTCTGCAATTTATAAAGAAAATCTGGCGGATGAGATCGTGCTCATGGCTTACGATCTACATTCTACCAAAACTTCACCGGGACCAGTGACTGAGTTTGGTTGGGCAAAACAAAATGCGGGACTTCTTCTTAAAACTTATAAGCCGGAGCAGATCTGGTTAGGTCTCCCTCTTTACGGTTATTATTGGAAGAAGGATATAAAACGACCTAAACTCCTAACCCAAACCTCGGATAAAAATTTCGCACTCCGGCATGGAAAAGAAAAAGAAGGGATTTATCTGATCCGCACGGACAAAGGAGAAGGCAGCCTGATCCTGGACCTAAAACTCTGGGAAGAATATGCAAAAAATATAAAGTTAAAAGGACTTGCGTTTTGGAGATTAGGTTTTTGA
- a CDS encoding FecR family protein — MNRKLFLLFLIVTFIGPFYYSCSKASKSKPGLVVIFLTGKVEVQRNGKLIPISLGNVLQKNDTIKTNNGTLDLQTGLGHVIRLKPYTNLSIDSLHGDLSEETSLVVKTGLLLVKTNKLSQKEQFKISTPTAIAGVRGTAFSFEVVQGTLPKIKVYEGMVAMTLKAPVSQVIQADKIAENPNYQKLQKLLEQNEIVISEEEEAEVKPEFDQLAQTILNRLDDAAIAQSIESFRTDLVRTVQKGKFERDPRESADLETLVKVDEDLISGSLDNKSLAKEIEKDQGEKLNIALDKVESIAGSQKLESEEEIKKYYTVLESIHKLDKTILHGAVVTQVGNTMLVHSTKGIFRLDTSEVEYIQYKNFDVVTKKKK, encoded by the coding sequence ATGAATCGTAAACTCTTTCTTCTGTTCCTAATCGTAACATTCATCGGGCCCTTCTACTATTCTTGCTCCAAAGCTTCCAAATCCAAACCAGGTTTAGTAGTCATATTCCTAACAGGAAAAGTGGAAGTACAAAGAAACGGAAAGCTCATCCCTATTTCCTTAGGAAACGTACTTCAAAAGAACGATACCATCAAAACGAATAACGGGACCCTAGATCTTCAAACGGGTCTCGGCCATGTGATCCGTTTAAAACCTTATACAAATCTAAGTATCGATTCTCTTCATGGAGATCTTTCGGAAGAAACTTCCCTTGTTGTGAAAACGGGACTTCTACTCGTAAAAACAAACAAGTTAAGTCAAAAAGAACAGTTCAAAATTTCCACACCAACTGCAATCGCAGGTGTTCGAGGAACCGCATTCTCCTTCGAAGTAGTACAAGGCACACTTCCTAAGATCAAAGTGTATGAGGGAATGGTTGCAATGACCTTAAAGGCTCCAGTCAGTCAGGTAATCCAAGCGGATAAAATTGCGGAAAATCCGAATTACCAAAAGCTCCAAAAATTATTGGAACAAAACGAGATCGTGATCTCCGAGGAAGAAGAGGCAGAAGTCAAACCTGAGTTCGACCAGCTCGCTCAAACAATTTTGAATCGATTGGATGACGCGGCCATTGCCCAAAGTATCGAAAGTTTTAGAACTGATTTAGTAAGAACCGTCCAAAAAGGAAAATTCGAAAGGGATCCTAGAGAAAGTGCCGATCTGGAAACCTTGGTAAAAGTAGATGAGGATCTGATCTCCGGAAGTTTGGATAACAAATCCTTAGCAAAAGAAATAGAGAAAGATCAGGGTGAAAAACTGAATATCGCTTTGGACAAAGTGGAGTCGATTGCAGGTTCTCAAAAGCTGGAGTCGGAAGAAGAGATCAAAAAATATTACACCGTTTTAGAATCCATTCACAAGCTGGATAAAACAATTTTGCACGGTGCAGTGGTGACCCAGGTGGGAAATACGATGTTGGTACATTCTACCAAAGGTATCTTTCGTTTGGATACTTCCGAAGTAGAGTATATCCAATACAAAAACTTCGACGTGGTTACTAAAAAGAAAAAGTAG
- a CDS encoding LIC13410 family lipoprotein: MKRQLSAISFAAVLIFGACSSEQKKSEPAYVPNSDIRVVEANMIKEGDKRIKAEAVLGTPTFEENTQDGSVLEWYLESTTYQKNSYKTLAEKPSRVDDSTKYIKVIVDKKGVIKKYEYKL; this comes from the coding sequence ATGAAACGCCAATTATCCGCAATATCATTTGCTGCGGTACTTATTTTCGGAGCTTGTTCTTCCGAACAAAAAAAATCGGAGCCAGCTTACGTTCCGAATTCTGATATTCGTGTTGTAGAAGCGAATATGATCAAGGAAGGAGATAAAAGAATTAAAGCAGAAGCTGTTTTAGGAACTCCTACTTTCGAAGAGAATACCCAAGACGGATCCGTTTTAGAATGGTATCTTGAATCTACTACTTACCAAAAAAATTCCTATAAAACTTTGGCTGAAAAACCTTCCAGAGTGGATGACAGCACTAAGTATATCAAAGTGATCGTTGATAAAAAAGGTGTGATCAAAAAGTACGAATACAAACTTTAA
- a CDS encoding porin gives MIRKLRLYRSIFLLCVYSFSGPLFSQDLKTQEAPGKSKEKIVQSKEENPKADAQTSLETQEEEKEGLKTEELNPKKKDDLVVPIQFGFFIDGYYNASLNRPASKELLYTTQATRTNEYNINLAYLDAKVETDKYRGRFAVQFGTSVVANYSGEGTAGKTSNESSIRNMQEAYGGVRLGKSTWLDAGIYFGHLGYESWISHENFVYTRAFSLDYVPYYVSGARLSGKISDKLSYQLHLNNGYQVVTDNNKDISGGFRLEWNPLGNLMFRWNTFIGNEQPTTTPKETRYYNNFIAEWKPFQRLTLASSFDVAYQERASREDLVYTPEGPIYLRRDGTAFRQTYVGNLWLAYRFLPDWRIGMRLERYLDREQMIIVTNTKDGFQTSGATATLDYHPDPAILVRFTYQYRRSMDSIYPHENNTSKLDRMFIFSLSLKI, from the coding sequence ATGATCCGCAAATTAAGATTGTACAGATCCATTTTTTTACTTTGTGTTTATTCGTTTTCCGGCCCACTTTTTTCCCAAGATCTAAAGACCCAAGAGGCACCTGGAAAATCTAAAGAGAAAATCGTTCAAAGTAAAGAAGAGAATCCAAAAGCAGATGCTCAAACTTCTTTGGAAACACAAGAAGAAGAAAAAGAAGGTCTTAAAACCGAGGAGCTGAATCCTAAAAAGAAAGATGATCTGGTGGTCCCGATCCAATTCGGTTTTTTCATCGACGGTTATTATAATGCAAGTTTGAACCGGCCTGCATCCAAAGAACTATTATATACAACCCAAGCGACTCGAACCAACGAATATAATATCAACCTAGCGTATCTGGATGCCAAAGTAGAAACTGATAAATACAGAGGAAGATTTGCAGTCCAATTCGGTACATCGGTCGTAGCAAATTATTCGGGAGAAGGCACCGCAGGCAAAACTTCTAACGAGTCATCTATCCGAAATATGCAGGAGGCCTACGGAGGTGTTCGATTAGGAAAATCAACCTGGCTGGATGCGGGAATTTATTTCGGGCATCTAGGATACGAGTCTTGGATCTCTCATGAGAATTTTGTTTATACTCGTGCATTCTCTCTGGATTACGTACCATATTATGTTTCAGGAGCAAGATTGAGCGGTAAGATCAGCGATAAACTTTCTTACCAACTTCATTTAAATAACGGATACCAAGTAGTTACGGATAACAACAAGGATATCTCCGGAGGTTTCCGACTGGAATGGAATCCTTTGGGTAATTTAATGTTCCGTTGGAATACTTTTATAGGAAACGAACAACCGACTACTACTCCGAAAGAAACCAGATATTATAATAATTTTATCGCAGAATGGAAACCATTCCAACGGCTTACATTAGCTTCTTCCTTTGATGTTGCTTATCAAGAAAGAGCAAGCAGAGAAGACCTGGTCTATACACCTGAAGGTCCGATCTATCTTCGCAGAGACGGCACTGCATTTAGGCAAACCTATGTGGGAAATCTATGGCTTGCATATCGATTCTTGCCCGATTGGAGAATTGGTATGAGATTGGAAAGATACCTGGATCGGGAACAGATGATCATCGTTACAAATACAAAGGATGGTTTTCAGACGAGTGGTGCCACTGCTACTTTAGATTATCATCCGGATCCTGCCATTCTGGTAAGATTTACTTACCAATACAGAAGATCCATGGATTCAATCTATCCACATGAGAATAATACGTCCAAACTAGACCGTATGTTCATCTTCTCTCTTTCTCTTAAGATCTGA